A stretch of the Clostridium fungisolvens genome encodes the following:
- a CDS encoding sensor histidine kinase has product MNDNSIIKSKNIVLKLFIPLLLIIILVYEKNRDYMFFHQFVEILCTTFGASLTMMSINRFNLRRHNLFTYIGLGFSVICIANLVHILSFNDGKKYEQVLNFTLPMWLITSWLEHLVIILSLYFNKKAIGYLKAVTIFFAGGVAIFASLLMIYYYTKSNSIAYRRFIFINLNWGIIILIFIFVFIAVLGSTSISNDSKKYILVYLSLVIIYESIAKVTFTSYDNINYNIILTVHILKYLAYYTLFEGISKFLIQGTYSEMYEELKQMEKDQKHYSSILQKRMNLEIELQKMMEMSKSKYNILINSIPDSILIFEYEKINFINSSAKKLLEFICGDYKKIEKLKLGEFIDYIGSLSSTYTALEKNSMNFSIDIDGSIRLYDISTECINNKICVVLIRDVTDIGKIKNLKSELEGYIKDDEIKRQFYTNISHELRTPINVIFSALQLNDLYLLEKNKSGLSKNGENIKRNCLRLIRTINNFIDTNKLSEGYLTPDMKIYNIVDLVEDVAQSTIGYIEKFNMKLTFDVDEEEIYVKCDKELIERVILNLLSNNVKYGKPGGFIFVSITCDSDFVDICILNDSDSISEEEQDYIFDKFSKNQYSLNSRKEGSGLGLFISKALIELQEGEIKLNSFNYGNRFDIKFKRTKDYRGDYIEYKNANINELKEKVDIEFSDIYI; this is encoded by the coding sequence ATGAATGATAATTCTATTATAAAATCTAAAAATATTGTGCTTAAACTGTTTATTCCTTTACTTTTGATTATAATACTGGTATACGAAAAGAATCGGGATTATATGTTCTTTCATCAATTTGTTGAAATACTATGTACAACTTTTGGAGCTTCACTTACTATGATGTCTATAAATAGATTTAATTTAAGAAGACATAATCTATTTACTTATATAGGTTTAGGTTTTTCTGTTATATGTATAGCGAATTTAGTACATATATTATCGTTTAATGACGGCAAAAAGTATGAGCAAGTATTAAACTTTACTTTGCCAATGTGGCTTATCACTAGTTGGTTAGAACATTTAGTTATAATTTTATCCCTATATTTTAATAAGAAAGCTATAGGTTATCTTAAAGCAGTTACAATATTTTTCGCAGGTGGTGTAGCTATTTTTGCTTCGCTTTTAATGATTTATTACTATACAAAATCGAATTCAATTGCATATCGTAGATTTATTTTTATAAATTTAAACTGGGGGATTATTATACTCATATTTATATTTGTATTTATAGCAGTACTGGGAAGTACTAGTATAAGTAATGATAGTAAAAAATATATTCTTGTATACCTCTCTCTTGTGATTATATATGAGAGTATAGCTAAGGTGACTTTTACAAGCTATGATAATATTAATTATAATATAATTTTAACAGTGCATATTTTGAAATATTTAGCCTATTACACTCTTTTTGAAGGTATAAGCAAATTCCTCATACAAGGAACCTACAGTGAAATGTACGAGGAACTTAAGCAAATGGAAAAAGATCAAAAACATTATAGTAGCATACTACAAAAGAGAATGAATTTAGAAATTGAACTTCAGAAAATGATGGAAATGAGTAAAAGCAAATATAATATACTAATTAACTCTATACCAGATTCCATATTGATTTTTGAATACGAAAAAATTAATTTTATAAATTCGTCTGCAAAAAAACTATTAGAATTTATTTGTGGCGATTACAAGAAAATCGAGAAGCTTAAGCTTGGTGAATTTATTGATTATATAGGTTCTTTAAGCAGCACATATACGGCACTTGAGAAAAACAGTATGAATTTTTCTATTGATATTGATGGTAGTATAAGGTTATACGACATATCTACTGAGTGTATTAATAATAAGATATGTGTTGTTTTAATCAGAGATGTTACTGATATAGGAAAAATTAAAAATTTGAAAAGTGAGTTGGAAGGGTATATAAAAGATGACGAAATAAAAAGACAATTTTACACAAATATATCCCACGAATTAAGAACTCCTATAAATGTTATTTTTTCTGCGTTACAGTTAAATGATCTATACCTCTTAGAAAAAAACAAAAGTGGATTGAGTAAAAATGGAGAAAATATAAAAAGAAATTGTCTTAGACTTATAAGAACTATAAATAATTTTATTGATACAAATAAGCTATCAGAAGGATATTTAACTCCAGATATGAAGATATATAACATAGTAGATTTGGTGGAAGACGTAGCACAATCTACAATAGGATATATAGAAAAGTTTAATATGAAACTTACCTTTGATGTAGATGAAGAAGAAATATATGTTAAATGTGACAAGGAATTAATTGAAAGAGTTATATTGAATCTACTTTCTAATAATGTAAAGTATGGAAAACCTGGTGGATTTATTTTCGTCTCAATAACTTGTGACAGCGATTTTGTGGATATATGTATACTTAATGATTCAGATTCAATATCTGAAGAAGAACAGGATTATATATTCGATAAATTCTCTAAAAATCAATATTCACTTAATAGTAGAAAAGAAGGCAGTGGGTTAGGTCTTTTTATATCTAAAGCATTAATAGAGCTACAAGAAGGTGAAATCAAATTAAATTCATTTAATTATGGAAATAGATTCGATATAAAATTTAAGAGAACAAAAGATTATAGAGGGGATTATATAGAATATAAAAATGCTAATATAAATGAGTTAAAAGAGAAGGTAGATATTGAGTTTTCAGATATATATATTTGA
- a CDS encoding TspO/MBR family protein codes for MSFLKVNNKFNIGDLIISILISLGGGVMIGFFTNDADKQYVNLNKPIFSPPSWVFPLVWAVLYILIGIAAYRIYELRKQGKNTKNALVYYYIQLILNFLWPIIFFKLKLYGVAFIELVVLIIFIFITIIKFFKVDKVAGFLMLPYILWCLYASILNLFVWIMNEM; via the coding sequence ATGAGTTTTTTAAAAGTAAATAATAAATTTAATATTGGTGATCTAATAATAAGTATTCTAATTTCACTTGGAGGAGGGGTAATGATAGGTTTTTTTACTAATGATGCGGACAAACAGTATGTAAATCTTAATAAACCAATATTTTCACCGCCAAGTTGGGTTTTTCCACTAGTGTGGGCTGTGCTGTATATTCTTATAGGAATTGCTGCGTATAGAATATACGAGCTAAGAAAGCAAGGGAAGAATACAAAAAATGCACTAGTTTATTATTATATCCAATTAATACTAAATTTTTTGTGGCCCATAATATTTTTCAAACTAAAATTGTATGGCGTAGCTTTTATTGAATTAGTAGTGTTAATAATTTTTATATTTATTACTATTATAAAGTTTTTTAAAGTAGATAAAGTTGCAGGTTTTCTTATGTTGCCTTACATACTTTGGTGTTTATATGCAAGTATACTAAATTTGTTTGTGTGGATAATGAATGAGATGTAA
- a CDS encoding ABC transporter substrate-binding protein — protein MKRKSIALLSTILAGAIVLTGCGTKKDDTKQANDAAKTVKANEVKKATDTSKLPQVAKDRKDTLIVGGTAPKGKFNPLYADSTYDQYIVSLIFESLISNDAQGNPTPALAKEWKISDDGKTYTFTLVDGAKFSDGTEVTADDVAFTYTSFCDPKYDGPRVDAVEKLQGYKEYKEGSATSVSGIKVIDKKTISFTLTEVKGPGIYDFGYGILPKAVYNFEKGNIQKIKDSFNKPVGAGPYKFVEFKQGESVSLEKNDGFYKGAPKIAKIIYKVTNDKTNVQELSAGQVDINQVTANANTVKMVQAAGFLDQQIFSANSYSYIGLNTRLPMFSDKKVRQALMYGLRRDEFVNSYYQGYASVANTHNAPTSWVEPTGINDYKYDVDKANKLLDEAGWKMNDSTKIREKDGKPFEIHWLATSDNKMMESLIPIVKEDWKKLGINVITDMLDFNTVVEKVYDKQDFQMYAMSWSLSTDPDPSGIFSKSQDALGGNNSVGWHPDKSEELLKKGMGTTKLDERKAAYQEWAKLINDEVPYLFISNPKWVWAVSSRVKGMEISAFRDWTYDIYKVELTDPTAK, from the coding sequence ATGAAGAGAAAGTCGATCGCTTTATTAAGCACAATCCTAGCTGGAGCAATAGTTCTAACTGGATGTGGTACAAAGAAAGATGATACTAAGCAGGCTAATGATGCTGCTAAAACTGTTAAGGCAAACGAGGTAAAGAAAGCTACTGATACTAGTAAGCTTCCACAAGTTGCTAAAGACAGAAAGGATACACTTATAGTTGGTGGTACTGCACCAAAAGGAAAATTCAATCCTTTATATGCAGATTCAACTTATGACCAATATATTGTATCTTTAATATTTGAATCATTGATATCAAATGATGCACAAGGTAATCCAACTCCTGCATTAGCAAAAGAGTGGAAAATTTCTGATGATGGAAAGACTTACACATTTACATTAGTAGATGGAGCTAAATTCTCAGATGGTACAGAAGTTACTGCTGATGACGTTGCATTCACTTATACTTCTTTCTGTGATCCTAAGTATGATGGACCAAGAGTTGATGCTGTAGAAAAGCTTCAAGGTTACAAAGAATATAAAGAAGGCTCAGCAACTTCAGTATCAGGTATAAAGGTAATAGATAAGAAAACTATTTCCTTCACTTTAACAGAAGTAAAGGGTCCTGGAATATATGATTTCGGTTATGGTATATTACCAAAGGCTGTTTACAACTTTGAAAAAGGTAATATCCAAAAAATTAAGGATAGCTTTAATAAACCAGTAGGTGCTGGTCCATACAAATTTGTAGAATTTAAGCAAGGTGAATCTGTAAGCCTTGAAAAGAATGATGGCTTCTATAAAGGTGCTCCTAAGATTGCTAAGATAATCTACAAGGTTACAAACGATAAGACAAATGTTCAAGAATTATCTGCTGGACAGGTTGATATAAACCAAGTAACAGCTAATGCTAACACTGTAAAGATGGTTCAAGCTGCTGGATTCTTAGATCAACAGATATTCTCTGCTAACAGCTATTCATATATAGGATTAAATACAAGATTACCTATGTTTAGTGATAAGAAGGTACGTCAAGCTCTTATGTATGGTTTAAGAAGAGATGAATTCGTTAATTCTTATTATCAAGGATATGCAAGTGTTGCAAATACACACAATGCACCAACATCATGGGTTGAACCAACAGGCATAAATGATTACAAGTATGATGTAGACAAGGCTAATAAGTTATTAGACGAAGCTGGTTGGAAGATGAATGATAGTACAAAGATAAGAGAAAAAGATGGAAAGCCATTTGAAATACATTGGTTAGCTACATCTGACAATAAGATGATGGAATCACTTATTCCAATAGTTAAAGAAGACTGGAAGAAACTTGGTATTAATGTTATAACTGATATGTTAGACTTTAACACAGTTGTTGAAAAAGTTTATGACAAGCAAGATTTCCAAATGTATGCAATGAGCTGGTCACTTTCAACAGATCCAGATCCATCAGGTATATTCTCTAAATCACAAGATGCACTAGGTGGAAACAACTCAGTTGGTTGGCATCCAGACAAATCAGAAGAATTACTTAAAAAAGGTATGGGAACTACTAAGTTAGATGAAAGAAAAGCTGCTTATCAAGAATGGGCTAAACTTATAAATGATGAAGTTCCATATTTATTTATATCAAATCCTAAATGGGTTTGGGCTGTAAGTTCAAGAGTTAAAGGTATGGAAATATCAGCATTCAGAGATTGGACTTATGACATCTATAAAGTAGAATTGACAGATCCTACTGCTAAGTAA
- a CDS encoding amidohydrolase, protein MLIKNGKIFTMNGQALECGSILIKDGKIVEVAENIDVLEEEVIDAKGGYVIPGMIDAHTHIGGEEENMGFEGRDINEMTDPITPHLRALDGVNPVDGAFRKAVKAGVTSVLTGPGSANVIGGQFLAMKTHGNCIDEMILKEPVAMKIAFGENPKRVYNSKGKAPMTRMATAALLRQTLTETKNYIGKKKKAEEKGDFFEINLKYEALVPVIEGKIPLKAHAHRADDILTALRIAKEFNVPITLDHCTEGHLIIDQIKNSGVSALVGPTMTFSTKIELTNKSFKTPVELIKAGVKVAIITDHPVIQIEHLPLCAAFAMKAGLTFEEALSTITINAAEIAGIADRVGSLEPGKDADIVILDGSPFEVATTTLYTIVDGKVVFSKYE, encoded by the coding sequence ATGCTAATAAAAAATGGCAAGATTTTCACCATGAACGGACAAGCTTTGGAATGTGGAAGCATTCTCATAAAGGATGGAAAAATAGTAGAGGTTGCAGAAAATATAGATGTATTAGAAGAAGAAGTTATTGATGCTAAAGGTGGTTATGTAATACCAGGTATGATTGATGCGCACACTCATATTGGAGGAGAAGAAGAAAATATGGGTTTCGAAGGTCGTGACATCAACGAAATGACTGATCCGATAACTCCTCATCTAAGAGCTTTAGATGGTGTAAACCCAGTAGATGGAGCTTTTAGAAAAGCAGTTAAAGCCGGAGTAACTTCTGTTCTTACTGGACCAGGAAGCGCTAACGTAATAGGTGGACAGTTTTTAGCTATGAAAACTCATGGTAATTGTATCGATGAAATGATACTTAAAGAACCAGTAGCTATGAAGATTGCTTTTGGAGAAAACCCTAAGAGAGTGTATAACTCAAAAGGGAAAGCTCCTATGACAAGGATGGCTACAGCTGCTTTACTTAGACAGACTCTAACTGAAACCAAAAATTATATTGGAAAGAAGAAGAAGGCTGAAGAAAAAGGAGACTTTTTTGAAATAAATTTAAAATATGAGGCATTAGTACCTGTAATAGAAGGAAAGATTCCTCTTAAGGCGCATGCTCACAGAGCTGATGACATACTAACGGCTCTAAGAATCGCAAAGGAATTTAATGTTCCAATAACTTTGGACCATTGTACAGAAGGCCATTTGATAATTGATCAAATTAAGAATTCAGGGGTTTCTGCATTGGTTGGTCCAACCATGACTTTTAGTACAAAGATAGAATTGACAAATAAAAGTTTTAAGACACCTGTAGAGCTTATAAAGGCAGGTGTAAAAGTAGCTATTATAACTGATCACCCAGTTATTCAAATAGAACACTTACCTCTTTGTGCTGCATTTGCGATGAAAGCAGGTTTAACCTTTGAGGAAGCTTTAAGTACAATTACTATAAATGCTGCAGAAATAGCAGGTATAGCCGATAGAGTTGGTAGTTTAGAACCTGGTAAAGATGCAGATATAGTTATATTAGATGGAAGTCCTTTCGAAGTTGCTACAACAACTTTATATACAATAGTAGATGGTAAGGTTGTTTTTAGTAAATATGAATAA
- a CDS encoding DNA topoisomerase — translation MGKALFVTEKPSVAMEFIKLLKVNGRKGDGYVEGQESIFTWCVGHMVTMCYPEAYDIRFKRWNLGELPFLPKEYKYDVIPNVKKQFDTVSSLLNRDDVDVVYVCTDSGREGEYIYRLVDQMAGAPRKIKKRVWIDSQTEEEIRRGIKEAKPLEEYDSLAASAYLRAKEDFLLGINFSRLLTLMYGRKISEVLSEERVVIAVGRVMSCVLGIVVNREREIRNFTKTSFYKVSVDLAKEEKSFDAEWKAVEGSKYYESPLLYNDSGFKARNTAEELVEMLKPADLALIDEVKKTKETKYAPLLFNLAELQNECTKKFKISPDETLGVVQKLYEKKMLTYPRTDARVISSAVAKEISKTINKLTKFAYNPGIAENATKIMKNNWTKDIAKSKYVDDSKITDHYAIIPTGEGEGAIRTLGKLEREIYELVVIRFLSIFFPPAKYSKVSITADILGEKFFKSIKVCIEKGYLEILKSDNKEEEESSFVWINELRKGSKLKIGQFSIKEGETSPPKRYTSGSMIIAMENAGKLIEDDELREQIKGSGIGTSATRAEIIKKLININYLMVNSKTQILTPTIKGEMIYEVISSSIPSLLNPTLTASWEKGLKMVYEKEIEPSNFMGKLEDYTKNNIFRVKKQSNINLIYKKLMDVKNTYGLTETK, via the coding sequence ATGGGAAAAGCTTTATTCGTTACAGAAAAACCATCTGTAGCAATGGAATTTATAAAATTACTCAAAGTTAATGGAAGAAAAGGTGACGGATATGTAGAAGGCCAGGAGTCTATCTTTACTTGGTGTGTTGGACATATGGTTACAATGTGTTATCCAGAAGCATATGATATTAGATTTAAAAGATGGAATCTAGGGGAACTACCATTTTTGCCAAAGGAATATAAGTATGACGTTATACCTAATGTAAAGAAGCAATTTGATACTGTATCTTCACTTCTAAATAGAGATGATGTTGATGTAGTTTATGTATGTACGGACTCTGGAAGAGAAGGGGAATACATATATAGATTGGTTGACCAAATGGCTGGTGCACCTAGAAAAATAAAAAAAAGAGTATGGATAGATTCACAAACTGAGGAAGAGATAAGAAGAGGAATTAAAGAGGCGAAACCCCTTGAAGAATATGATTCTCTAGCGGCTTCTGCATATCTTAGAGCTAAGGAAGATTTTCTCTTAGGAATAAATTTTTCAAGATTACTTACTTTAATGTATGGTAGAAAGATTTCAGAGGTTTTATCGGAAGAAAGAGTAGTAATTGCAGTAGGAAGAGTAATGAGTTGTGTTTTAGGTATAGTAGTAAATCGTGAAAGAGAAATAAGAAATTTTACTAAAACCAGTTTTTATAAAGTAAGTGTAGATCTTGCGAAAGAAGAAAAAAGTTTTGATGCAGAGTGGAAAGCAGTAGAGGGTTCCAAATATTATGAATCGCCACTTTTGTATAATGATAGCGGATTCAAAGCTAGAAATACTGCAGAAGAACTTGTAGAAATGCTAAAGCCAGCAGATTTAGCTTTGATTGATGAAGTTAAGAAGACTAAAGAGACGAAATATGCACCACTTTTATTTAACTTAGCAGAACTACAAAATGAATGTACGAAAAAATTTAAGATAAGTCCAGATGAAACTCTAGGAGTAGTTCAAAAGTTATATGAAAAGAAGATGCTTACATATCCTAGAACAGACGCAAGAGTTATATCATCAGCAGTAGCTAAAGAAATATCAAAGACAATAAATAAGCTTACTAAGTTTGCTTATAATCCTGGTATTGCAGAAAATGCTACTAAGATAATGAAGAACAATTGGACTAAAGATATAGCAAAAAGTAAATATGTCGATGATTCAAAGATAACAGATCACTACGCAATTATCCCTACAGGTGAAGGTGAAGGAGCTATTAGAACTCTAGGAAAGCTTGAGCGTGAGATATATGAACTAGTAGTTATCAGATTTTTAAGCATATTTTTTCCTCCGGCAAAATATTCTAAAGTTTCTATTACCGCGGATATATTAGGGGAAAAGTTTTTTAAGAGTATTAAGGTTTGCATAGAAAAAGGATACTTAGAAATATTGAAAAGTGATAACAAGGAAGAAGAAGAAAGTTCCTTTGTTTGGATTAATGAATTAAGGAAGGGCAGCAAGCTTAAAATTGGCCAGTTTTCTATAAAAGAAGGAGAAACAAGCCCGCCAAAGAGATATACTTCTGGTTCTATGATAATAGCCATGGAAAACGCTGGTAAGTTAATAGAAGATGATGAATTAAGAGAGCAGATAAAAGGTTCTGGTATTGGGACTTCAGCCACTAGAGCAGAGATAATAAAGAAACTCATAAATATTAATTATCTTATGGTAAATTCTAAGACTCAAATACTTACACCGACAATAAAAGGTGAGATGATATATGAAGTTATAAGCTCATCTATACCATCGTTGCTTAATCCAACACTTACTGCAAGTTGGGAAAAAGGATTGAAAATGGTATATGAAAAAGAGATTGAACCATCTAATTTTATGGGTAAGTTAGAAGATTATACAAAGAATAATATATTTAGAGTAAAGAAACAAAGCAATATAAATCTAATATATAAAAAACTGATGGATGTTAAAAATACATATGGTTTAACAGAAACTAAATAA
- a CDS encoding LrgB family protein: protein MNIFTSNALFGIVLSLIAFEIGLLLYKRTKFPLFNPLLIAIALVIGFLLLFKIDFKTYNQGGQFINMFLGPATVILAVPLYKQIKLLKAYGLPIFIGIFVGSTVGIISIILLSYAFKLDPVIIKSLAPKAVTTPIGMEISNELHGIVPITVVAIVITGIIGAMIGPLICKIFGIKHKVAVGVSLGTASHAVGTSKALEIGETEGAMSSLSIGLAGLMTVFLAPFIYNILSGILHFHK, encoded by the coding sequence ATGAATATATTTACTAGCAATGCTCTATTTGGTATAGTTTTATCTCTTATAGCTTTTGAAATAGGTTTACTTTTATACAAACGAACAAAATTCCCTTTATTTAACCCACTTTTAATTGCTATTGCTTTAGTAATTGGATTTTTACTACTTTTTAAGATTGATTTTAAAACTTATAATCAAGGTGGACAATTTATAAATATGTTTTTAGGACCAGCTACAGTAATTTTAGCTGTACCTCTTTATAAACAAATCAAGCTTCTTAAAGCTTATGGTCTTCCTATATTCATAGGTATATTTGTAGGAAGTACTGTTGGAATAATAAGCATAATTTTATTATCTTATGCTTTCAAACTAGATCCAGTGATAATAAAATCCTTAGCTCCTAAGGCTGTCACAACACCTATCGGCATGGAAATAAGCAATGAACTTCATGGAATTGTACCTATCACAGTAGTCGCTATTGTTATTACAGGTATAATTGGTGCTATGATAGGCCCATTGATATGTAAGATATTTGGAATAAAGCACAAGGTTGCAGTTGGTGTTTCCTTAGGTACTGCCTCTCATGCAGTTGGAACCTCTAAGGCACTAGAAATCGGAGAAACCGAAGGCGCCATGAGCTCACTTTCCATTGGACTTGCAGGACTCATGACAGTTTTCCTAGCACCATTTATCTATAATATTCTTAGCGGCATATTGCATTTTCATAAGTAG
- a CDS encoding CidA/LrgA family protein — protein MKLFRELLIILVIFFIGEFISKTFNLPIPGNIIGMLLLLVLLLTKVIKLSYIETISNFFLDHLSFFFIPAGVGLLTSMDVLKSSWGRILIVCILSTIIMIAVTGFVIQLVTKIMKTN, from the coding sequence TTGAAATTATTTAGAGAACTACTTATAATTCTAGTAATATTTTTTATAGGGGAATTTATTTCTAAAACCTTTAATCTTCCGATCCCTGGCAATATAATTGGAATGCTCTTATTATTAGTTTTACTATTAACAAAAGTCATTAAACTTTCATACATAGAAACCATATCTAACTTTTTTCTAGATCACTTGTCTTTTTTCTTCATTCCAGCTGGAGTAGGTTTACTCACTTCAATGGATGTTCTAAAAAGCTCTTGGGGAAGAATATTGATTGTTTGTATACTAAGTACAATAATTATGATAGCTGTTACTGGTTTCGTAATCCAGCTTGTGACAAAAATTATGAAAACTAATTAA
- a CDS encoding tetratricopeptide repeat protein has protein sequence MGEKVSKNFPKDLILIVLILGIMFFVNPAIGSILFWIYIIYKGITNRDMLAAFMANRAYRNYQYANAIDWYKKAALSKVSKAKIIANYVFLELKHGDVSEADRIFVKIISERQFKEKDLQNIKMAEALIYWKKNDVDSAIKTLQDLSKVHKASTIFETLGYFLINKGDLNKALEFNEAALITYSNSSIVKANLGEIYYKLGNFEKAKELFTPLIDDYVNFSEPYYYSGLILAEEGNIEAATELLNKAFSLEESFLSNLNKETIKQKLEEIS, from the coding sequence ATGGGTGAAAAAGTCAGCAAAAATTTTCCTAAGGATTTAATCTTAATAGTTTTAATATTAGGAATTATGTTTTTTGTAAATCCTGCAATTGGAAGTATTTTGTTTTGGATCTATATCATATACAAAGGCATCACAAACCGCGATATGTTAGCTGCTTTTATGGCAAATAGAGCTTACCGTAATTACCAATATGCAAATGCTATAGATTGGTATAAGAAAGCAGCATTATCAAAGGTATCAAAAGCAAAAATAATTGCTAACTATGTCTTTTTAGAACTGAAACATGGGGATGTAAGTGAAGCAGACAGGATCTTTGTAAAAATAATCTCCGAGAGACAATTTAAAGAAAAAGATTTACAGAATATTAAGATGGCAGAAGCGTTAATTTATTGGAAAAAGAATGATGTTGATTCTGCTATAAAAACTCTTCAGGATCTATCAAAAGTACATAAAGCCTCTACGATTTTTGAGACTCTTGGGTACTTTCTAATCAATAAAGGTGATTTGAACAAGGCATTAGAATTTAATGAAGCGGCATTAATTACATATAGTAACAGTTCAATTGTAAAAGCAAATTTAGGTGAAATATATTATAAACTTGGCAACTTTGAAAAAGCTAAAGAATTGTTTACTCCTTTAATAGATGATTACGTTAATTTCTCAGAGCCTTATTACTATTCCGGTTTAATTCTCGCTGAAGAAGGAAATATAGAAGCAGCCACTGAATTATTAAATAAAGCTTTTTCACTTGAAGAATCCTTCTTAAGTAACTTAAACAAAGAAACAATCAAACAAAAACTTGAAGAAATTTCTTAA
- a CDS encoding ABC transporter permease, which yields MMNKEQEHELYLKKIRLAKIKLAFVRALVLVVFLALWEIAGDLKWIDPFLTSTPSRVVKSIMQFYGEGTLIKHIFVTCYETILGFVLGTVLGTIIAIALWWSDFASKVMEPYLVVLNALPKVALAPIIIFWVGNGITAIIVIALLISIVVTIMSVFSGFQEVDEEKIKLMKTFGANKIQMLTHLIMPASIPTMISALKINVGLSWVGVIMGEFLVAKDGLGFLIVYGGQISQLDMVMMSIIILSVIAYIMYKIVSIIENIVRVKY from the coding sequence ATGATGAATAAAGAACAAGAGCATGAATTATACCTTAAAAAAATAAGATTAGCTAAAATAAAGCTTGCATTTGTTCGAGCATTAGTTTTAGTAGTCTTCTTAGCTCTATGGGAGATTGCAGGGGATTTAAAATGGATCGATCCATTCCTAACTTCGACCCCATCTAGAGTTGTAAAATCAATAATGCAATTTTACGGTGAAGGTACTCTTATAAAGCATATATTTGTTACATGCTACGAAACTATTTTAGGTTTTGTTTTAGGCACAGTTCTTGGTACCATTATAGCTATTGCGTTATGGTGGAGTGATTTTGCTTCAAAGGTAATGGAACCTTATCTTGTAGTTCTTAATGCATTGCCTAAGGTAGCCCTTGCCCCTATAATAATATTCTGGGTAGGAAATGGAATTACAGCTATCATAGTAATAGCACTCCTTATTTCAATAGTTGTAACAATAATGAGTGTTTTTTCCGGCTTCCAGGAAGTGGATGAAGAAAAGATAAAGTTAATGAAAACTTTTGGTGCAAATAAAATCCAAATGTTAACTCATTTAATAATGCCTGCATCTATTCCAACAATGATATCTGCTTTAAAAATAAATGTAGGTCTTTCTTGGGTAGGTGTTATCATGGGAGAATTCTTGGTTGCTAAGGATGGTTTGGGATTCCTAATAGTATACGGTGGTCAAATCTCTCAATTAGATATGGTCATGATGAGTATAATAATACTTTCAGTCATTGCTTATATCATGTATAAAATTGTTTCAATAATAGAAAATATTGTTAGAGTTAAGTATTGA
- a CDS encoding ABC transporter ATP-binding protein encodes MALLEIKNIYMNFHTPESVIEALNNINIDIEKGDFVSVIGPSGCGKSTLLNIISGLLKPSSGEILFNGTSSDSNQDMVGYMFQKDNLFEWLTLWDNVTLGLKIKKLLTKENIEKVDLLLSQYGLSKFKKSYPSQLSGGMRQRAALIRTLALEPEILLLDEPFSALDYQTRLKVCDEIFQIIKKENKTAIMVTHDISEAISTSSKIVILSKRPSVVKRELFLDFNENLTPLQRRDEPQFREYFNITWKELDLNDE; translated from the coding sequence ATGGCACTTCTTGAGATAAAAAATATCTATATGAATTTTCATACTCCTGAATCAGTTATAGAAGCACTAAATAATATAAATATCGATATAGAAAAAGGTGACTTTGTAAGTGTTATTGGTCCTTCTGGCTGCGGTAAATCAACTCTTCTTAATATAATTTCTGGTTTACTAAAGCCCTCTTCTGGAGAAATATTGTTCAATGGTACTAGCTCTGATTCAAATCAAGACATGGTTGGGTATATGTTTCAAAAAGATAACTTATTCGAATGGCTTACACTTTGGGATAATGTTACTCTTGGTTTAAAGATAAAAAAGTTGCTTACTAAAGAAAATATTGAAAAAGTTGATTTATTGTTATCCCAGTATGGTCTATCTAAATTCAAAAAAAGCTATCCAAGTCAACTTTCTGGCGGCATGAGACAAAGAGCTGCGCTGATTAGAACGCTTGCCTTAGAACCAGAAATTTTACTACTGGATGAACCATTTTCTGCATTAGATTACCAAACAAGATTAAAGGTATGCGATGAAATTTTTCAAATAATAAAGAAAGAAAATAAAACTGCAATAATGGTTACTCACGATATTTCAGAAGCAATATCTACCTCTTCAAAAATAGTCATACTATCAAAAAGACCTTCTGTGGTAAAGAGAGAACTATTTCTTGACTTTAACGAGAATCTTACTCCTCTTCAAAGGCGTGATGAGCCGCAATTTAGAGAGTATTTCAATATTACATGGAAGGAGTTAGATCTAAATGATGAATAA